From a region of the Coprococcus comes ATCC 27758 genome:
- a CDS encoding mechanosensitive ion channel family protein, with protein MLLTQTAAGSEVEATVQDTVDTITGFNKFIQEKGPDLIAFGIRILMALLIFIICHKVINWIRKITRASMERANSDTGARQFVDSLLKYGLHILLFLAIINSLGVESASIAATVASAGVAVGLALQGSLSNLAGGMLILFLKPFVVGDYIIEDSHGNEGTVKEIQIFYTKLATIDNKTIIVPNGTLANTSLTNVTDKDYRQLDLKVDIAYEADLCLAKKLLQGLVKNDPSVIQSMEHNVFVNELGSSSVVLGVRAWVKSEEYWPTRWRMLENIKLTLDENHIAIPYQQITVHQAHMESEK; from the coding sequence ATGCTTTTGACACAGACAGCCGCAGGAAGTGAGGTAGAGGCGACCGTGCAGGATACGGTGGATACAATCACCGGATTTAACAAATTCATTCAGGAGAAAGGTCCGGACCTGATTGCGTTTGGAATCCGGATTCTGATGGCGCTGCTCATATTCATCATCTGCCATAAGGTGATCAACTGGATCCGCAAGATTACGCGGGCATCCATGGAACGCGCCAATTCGGATACCGGTGCAAGACAGTTTGTGGATTCTCTGTTGAAATACGGACTTCATATTCTGCTGTTTCTGGCAATTATCAATTCGCTCGGTGTAGAATCTGCATCGATTGCAGCAACGGTTGCATCGGCAGGCGTGGCAGTTGGTCTTGCCCTGCAGGGAAGTCTTTCCAACCTTGCCGGTGGGATGCTGATTTTATTTTTGAAGCCTTTTGTTGTCGGAGATTATATTATAGAAGACAGCCATGGCAATGAAGGAACGGTCAAAGAGATCCAGATCTTCTACACTAAGCTTGCCACCATTGACAACAAGACGATCATTGTGCCGAATGGAACACTTGCCAACACAAGCCTTACCAATGTGACGGACAAAGATTACCGTCAGCTGGATCTGAAGGTGGATATTGCATATGAAGCGGATCTGTGCCTTGCCAAGAAACTGTTGCAGGGACTTGTAAAAAATGATCCGTCCGTCATCCAGAGTATGGAACATAATGTCTTTGTAAATGAGCTTGGGAGCAGTTCAGTGGTGCTTGGTGTCCGTGCCTGGGTAAAAAGTGAAGAGTATTGGCCGACAAGATGGCGGATGCTGGAAAATATCAAGTTGACACTGGATGAAAATCATATTGCTATTCCATATCAGCAGATCACTGTCCATCAGGCACATATGGAGTCGGAAAAGTAG
- the rsmD gene encoding 16S rRNA (guanine(966)-N(2))-methyltransferase RsmD: MFWNDGVVSDIINQENDKMRVIAGKARRIPLVTVKGMETRPTTDRTKETLFNMIAHGLCDCTFLDLFSGSGAIGIEAISRGVKKAVFVENNPNAIQCIMENLKKTQLADQAKVIREDVFSALRRLDGREKFDYVFMDPPYNHMLEKEVLTYLAKSDLLEKDALIIVEASLATDFSYLEELGFLMIKQKKYKTNMHVFISVEE, from the coding sequence ATGTTTTGGAATGATGGAGTAGTTTCTGACATCATAAATCAGGAGAACGATAAGATGAGAGTCATAGCAGGGAAAGCCAGAAGAATACCACTTGTGACGGTAAAAGGAATGGAGACACGTCCGACAACCGACAGAACCAAAGAAACCTTATTCAATATGATCGCACACGGACTCTGCGACTGTACATTTCTGGATCTTTTTTCCGGAAGCGGGGCAATCGGGATTGAGGCGATCAGCCGAGGTGTAAAAAAGGCGGTTTTTGTGGAAAACAATCCGAATGCGATCCAGTGCATTATGGAGAATCTGAAAAAGACACAGCTTGCAGACCAGGCGAAAGTAATCCGGGAGGATGTATTTTCGGCACTTCGCAGGCTGGATGGAAGAGAAAAATTCGATTATGTGTTTATGGATCCACCGTACAACCATATGCTGGAAAAAGAGGTGCTTACTTATCTTGCAAAATCAGACTTGCTGGAAAAGGATGCACTGATCATCGTGGAAGCATCTTTGGCGACTGATTTTTCTTATTTGGAGGAACTTGGTTTTTTAATGATCAAACAAAAGAAATACAAGACCAATATGCATGTATTTATATCTGTGGAGGAGTAG
- the coaD gene encoding pantetheine-phosphate adenylyltransferase yields MIRAIYPGSFDPVTFGHLDIITRSSKIVDELIIGVLMNKAKTPLFSVEERVKMLKEVTKDLGNVKVVPFDGLLVEFARQQKARLVIRGLRAITDFEYEIQMSQTNHKLEPEVETMFLTTNLKYSYLSSTIVREVAAFGGDISQFVPETVAKSIKEKMSQ; encoded by the coding sequence ATGATAAGAGCGATTTATCCGGGAAGCTTTGACCCGGTAACTTTCGGACATCTGGATATTATTACCCGGAGCAGTAAAATTGTAGACGAACTTATAATCGGAGTATTGATGAATAAAGCAAAAACCCCGTTGTTTTCTGTAGAAGAACGTGTTAAAATGTTAAAGGAAGTGACAAAAGATCTCGGCAACGTGAAAGTAGTGCCTTTCGACGGGCTGCTTGTAGAATTTGCAAGACAGCAAAAGGCACGTCTTGTGATTCGCGGACTGCGTGCGATCACAGATTTTGAATATGAGATCCAGATGTCACAGACGAATCATAAGCTTGAACCGGAAGTAGAAACCATGTTCCTTACAACCAATCTCAAGTATTCTTACCTTAGCTCTACAATCGTAAGAGAAGTCGCAGCTTTCGGAGGGGATATTTCCCAGTTCGTGCCGGAGACTGTCGCCAAAAGTATAAAAGAAAAGATGTCACAGTAG